The Scatophagus argus isolate fScaArg1 chromosome 4, fScaArg1.pri, whole genome shotgun sequence DNA window GCTGTTAGTTCAGCACATTTTTAGTGACCACTGCACAGGAGGGCGAGACGAGAGGCGTTTAGTTGTCTGAAATCTGAGACAACACCACTAGATACTACTAAACGCTACACACTGGGTTTGCTCCCTACACACTGGAGTATTCAGTAGCAATTAAATGTCACAATTTAGGTCTTGAGTTgcttataaaatataaatcattaagacatttcatttcctaACCACagatctgtttttgtctctttcctgtGTTGGgataaaacagcaacaaagttTAAATGTTTGCAAAGCTTATGATAGTTCCCATACAAACATAAAGCCCTTTGAAAAGAGTCAACATTACATGAGATGATGAATACTGAGGTTAAAACCAGAACATCATATTTTTGCTTAGTCAAACACAAAAAGCTGATATGATGGTCACCCTTTAACGAATGAATGTTTAAGCAAATGATTTCACACCAGttgacacacagcaaacccggaGCAGGTAATATTTCAGTGTAGGAATGCTGGTTGGTTTTCTGGGTTGGGGCACCCAGCTAACTTTTGCCCCAGGAACCCACGCGGGTTAATTTGGCCATGCACCATCTAGCATACTGTTTCAAAGGATATGATCTAAACACAGCTGAATCAATACTTCACCTCTGAAGCACTGACACAGCGTGACTACACTCTGCCGTTCTCATGTGTTTCATTAGCATCCAATGATGTCTGAAAGCACCCGGGGACAAAGACATGCTGAGAAACGCTGAGTCAGACAGTAGCTTGGCACAGTGGTGATGGGGCGGTGGACCTCCTTCTTCACTGCTGCGGTGCAGCTCCGGAAGTAGCTTGTGCAGTTCCTGTGGTGGAGTCTTGAGCCAGCAGCTGCTCCGGTGGACGCAGGAACACCAGAATAACTGTGATGTTATCACTAGAACCAGCTGCCTTAGCATGACCTACCAACTGTTGAGCGACTCTCAGTCCAACATCGTGCTCTGACTGTTCCAGCTGAGCATCTCCTCCGCCCTCAGGGTCAACGGGCTGTTGGAGTGCATCCAGGACTAGATGAGGGACTTCCGAAGGTTTGACTGCATCAAAGAAGCCATCGCATGCCAGAAGAATGTAGTCCTCATCCCCGAACAGCTGGGTCACAGAGCAATCAGCATCTCCAGACACATAAGGCTTCTGGTCAAAGTCACCTGGAGGAGTAATGCAGAAAGTGAGGTTAACAGCTGTAACTGAACGCAGTAGTACCTCCTCAGGCTGACTTGCGTCCAAAAAAGGGAGCCAGATGCCTTAGGAAAGTCTGTGGTCAGCTGAGAAACCGAGAGTgaaacattaatttatttttgaagttCAATCTGTTATTACGCTGTGGGATTCAGCTGGACACAAGGAGGCACAGGCCCAGAGTACATAATATTTTAGTCACtgtgtcagatgaagtgattaCAGAGTGAGACATTCCTGTGGTGACTTGGTCAAGAGACATGGCAACAAGTTTACAAGTCTGAGTcgaagtgcaataagcagtaggtgccaggtatacagtaaattacagtatgtacagttttatgtacagggtatgtacaggtgtctatgctacagatatactataaacatgatatacaggtagttgtcataatatacagggtttctaagtactatgaacatactatacagatggatgtgtgctttaatgtgcatccagtgtaggcagaaactataacacaatttacaaatgatatttacagatgttaaattaagttataaatcactagtgcacTAGCATTCTCAGCTAGCAGCTCCACTGGTGTAAGAGTCGGGGGGGACAAAAACATCGGTTTAGATCGGTATTGTCGAATTATTCATGATAATACCAGTataaagtgattaaaaaaacattcttatCATGATAAGGAATTATTCGTGTTGACATGATGATGTCATACCATTAcgcacagcaacaacaagcatggctgaaagtgaaaatgacattCACCAATAACAGTCACCAACCTCGGTCTTAAGTCGGACTGAAGCAGAAAACCATGCATAAGCACTTACGGTACTAATAAAACCTTACTTTGATGTGGAAATGAGCTCTCTAAGCAAAGTCTGGGCTTAACTCAAGTGATCCTCCTGCTGGTTATGTAGGGGTATTGCAGTTTGGAATGCATGTGCTTCCATGCCTGTAGTGAACTTTGGATGGGTTTTATGAGCAATGTGATAGATATTATCAATGAAAGGTGAGAGGATTTATTTGTATACAGACTGCATCACTTGGCTGAGTTCTTAAGCAAGACTTAAGTTGTGTCTTTCTGCTCCACCTCATtgactgcagcagagacacacacaggctgtgtgtttgggtgtgtgtgtgtgtccacccaCCATTTAGTCGGATGAATAACATGTTGCCTGACTTCCATCTCCGTGATCTCATCCTTTACAAggtcacattttctcttttggtccaTGGCTCGGACTAAACCCTCATTATAATTTATATAAAGGGAAATCACAGGGCAGGTGTTATGTGTTGATTTGAGATTTATGGATCACAGGGGTGCAAGTTACAAATGAGATTCTTAGAAACCTGCTTGAGCAAAAGTTTCAAGCTCAGCATTTTTTATGAATTAAATAATAAGCTTAAGTATACATTTTTAGCTATTTAAGtataaacattttataattattGCCAATTATTATCACTGTTAATACAACAAACTTATTTCACCACCTCCAAAAGTGCTAAGGCAACCGCTCCATGGATGCTACACACTAACTGTAAAGGGGGTCTGTGATAAAACACCAGTTGCAGTGGCAGGGtcaaactgaacaaactctCAGTTCATTCCTCATATGTCCACTACATTTTACAGCTTGAGTTTCCAGTATCTTCAAACCCACTGGATTAAGAAATCACAGAGTCTCAGCACTGAGCTAAGACAAGCTTAGAGACCTAAGAGCTGattgtttctctgctctgtgctggcTGTTGATCCTGTTTTTCATGTGGCACAACACCAGGAGCCCTGTTGGCTTGAGCTCTGTGGACACCAGTCAGTTTGTTCCAGTCTAATATCCTGCCAGTCACACCACTTAATTTTTGCCCAGTGACACCAAATAAATACTGGCTACCCCATATTCTACAATGTAAGCTTGGTTCTCTCTGTCGCTGAGGTAAATGAGACCAGTAAATGTGAGAGTTCACTGTACTATGCTCACAATGAAAACAGGGATGCTACACGAACAGATTCTGATCTCTTCTTGCAGATTGCGACTGACTTACCTATAGCTCTGGATACAGCATAGGTTCCATTAACACGCCAGCAACCCATGAAGGTGATACAGCCACCAAGATCTTCAATTCTCTGTTTCTCATCCTGAACAGcagaggacaaaagagaaatTTTACCACATGAATACCTTCCCATCATTCCTTCTGTCTGAAGATGTGTAGTAATTCACTGTCATCAGTCGAAAACACTGATCAAGTGACCCCTGGAGGCTGTAGCTGTCATTACAGCATAAAAGTAATCGAATAAGGACCATTCCAACAGTTTTGCTATTACTTACCAATTGTTTGACCATTGGTTGATGCTAGTGGAAACACCATgaactattttaaaaaatggtttatCCCTTTAGGAGCAGTAAACATTATAACAATTACAAGTTTTGCAATATTTTCTGTGCCAAGTTGAAAATTTAACAGCAGCTTGGTGCCATACAGTCCGTGAGGCGTGCTAAAGGAAAGAACTTGACCTGATGGTGGGGTTAGAAGTTTATtacaatgaaaacactgtgagaCGACAGGTGAGATCCAACATTGGGGATTACCCTATTGGTTCTTCCTAAGCTTTCCTAAAACAGATCAAGCAAACAATGTCGTGAATATAATTGCGGTGGTTTGGACACCTGGTTAGGATACCTCCGGGGACGTCTCCCAGGGGAGCGTTGGTATCCCCCCAGAGGATATGGCTGAAGTGGCCATTGAGGGGATGGTCTGGGCTTCCCTACTGAGACTGTTACCCCTGCTACCCAGACCCACATAAGTCAAAGAAAACGAGACAAGACGAGAAACTGCTTAATTTCTGGTTATCATGACATCCCTagaaagaaatcattttaaacgttattgtctgtctctttgtcagttTGTATGTCTGAATACCTCTCTGTCTATTGATACGTCTGTCAGCTGCCGCAAGGATTTAGACGCGCAACTATCCATGCTATTATAGTACCGGAGCTTGGAGTGGACAAAAAGGACAGGAGAGTCACATTTCGGCAATCTTATCTCACATTTTATAAACCATATAAAAAGGACCGAATACAcatcataaatttaaaaaaaatcataagtgtattacattatattatattatactgaAAGATTGGAATTATTTTGAACACAAACTTTTGCTTGGTCTGGAAAATCTAAACACTTTTTCCAGAAAATGTCACTGTTAtgtacaaacagacacacagacaaatgcttGGAGGTAGGACAATTAAATTGGTTTGTTTCATAGCTTACCTAATTTAGCAACAAGTTTACAGAGCGAGACTAAAACCACTTCTCAGCTAATTAAAGACAAACTGGTTTATTTTCACTCAAtcacttatgtgtgtgtgtgtgtgtgtgtgtgagagagagagagagagacagagagagagagagagaaagaaagaaagtgagagagagccagagagagagagaaagagagagctatTCCCACCTCTCTGTCCGGTTTATGGGGGTCCATGAGTGACACAGTTTGTCCCTTTCTGACCAGTATTGCTTGAGAGTCTCCCAGCCAGGCCACAGTGAGCTCCTGACCCTGGATCAGCACCACCACGCCTGTAGTGCCGCTCCGCAGACGCtgaccacacagacacacacagtcaacttAGTTTTCTCTGCAGCACTGCACACAGGGACAACCAGTGTCCTCACGTTTCTATCGCAGGACGACTGAGTGGCAACCAGCAGCAGCTTACCAATCAGCTTTGATTGACATTCCTGATTGAAATAGTGTACGTCCTTCACTAGGAGAGTTGTGTTCAAATTAAAGCATACACGAAACGGAAAGTGGGACTGTTGAAGCGGGATACTAAAATAAACTATAAGAAGGAATATGAGGCAGGCATATTAATGAATtgaaatataaatttaaaagccttttaaaaTTGTGTggcttcatttttaaattaaattattaagttattatttaaagacaaaatcagGACTATAATtgatgtttacatttattttcaattaactgatttatACTCGTTTTTAAATTAGAGGAATTACAGGCATTACGGACTCCATCTCTGTGATTTTCtcacaaattaattttttgcTGAGCTGACACAAATTGAATTATCAAAAACTGAGCCCACTCTGCATCAGAATGTTTGACTGTAAACAGATATAGTAAATAAAttcacaaatcaaaataaaactccaatcttcttacaaaaaaaaatctaagttTTGTGATCATCTctcaaaaatgaataatttgaaCTCCATTCTCATGTAAACCACTGCAGTTAATGGGTAATAGAGCATGAATGTCTCATGTATGGAGCATATCTCACGCATCAATCTACCTACAGACGTCTCTATGTTGCCTACGTAAAGTATACAAATTATCTGAATCCTCTtgataacagatttttttaaataatctgaGATTTGCCTTTACATCTTGGTCTCGGTTAAGTAGTGTTACCATGTGAAGGCAAGGGTTAACCTTAGCATTTGTTGATGTGGGTTTGAGCCCCAGGAGACGCAGCAAGAAATATACAGTGTCAGCATTGCATTACAGTCCCCGTGACCTGCATGTTTTAGATGCTCCCCTCGTCCAGCACAGCTGATTCAAATGCTCTGCAGAGGCCTGATAATGAGCCATTCATTTAAATCATGTGTTGAAGCAGGGAAACATCTAAAACAAGCAGGACTGAGAAACACTGGGCTGTTCTGTTGAAGGTCCCTCATATATTTGTCATAACCATGTGGGAAGACACCTCATGATTCATGCCATCTCAAAGCACTTCAACAGCCTTCAACATGACCATGATATGCTGTTGGTGACAAAGGCTGTGAGTTCAACACTCAGGCgatacaagaaaaacattttatatttactcAGGCTATATGACTTACAGACATGACTTCAAGAATTAAACATAATTCTTATCCAGTCAGTTCTGCTTATGGACCCTCCTctatttctcatttgtcttcacactcttccttttttcatcttcctcctcccaaAACTGCCCAGCACCAACTCACTGCTGCGGAGCAGCTATAATTACTGGATTAAAGTCTAAAACTGTGAATGTAATGTACTATAATTATAccagtggcacacacacacaaacacacgtgtaTCCATGTTCAGGCTGCTTCAGTACCTCTCTCCTGGCTTTGCCCCTGAACATGTCATCTGTTTGCTTGAAGGCTGATTTAAAGGCTGTGGCCGTGTCGCTCTGCAGTGTCTCCTGTTTACTCAGGGCAACGTGGAGGTGAGTGGCAGTGTAGGTGGCAGCGTCCACCCCTCCATGCCCGTCAAACACAGCGTAGTAGGCTCGTTCCACTCCGTCCTAGacaatggttaaaaaaaaaacaaataaactgtcaaataggtgtttgatgtatttttatttttgatttctgtttttctacacTTTTTATAATCATATacaacaagacaagacaatgagTGACACGGATTGTTTGCTGTTGCAGTCAATGCCTTGTACCTGGATTCCAAAGAGCTGGTTGAACTCAGCCAGGGCCAAGTGTttgtcctccatcttcctccttgTGTTCTTGATGGCGTGAACAGAGCAGCGAAGGAAGCGAGACGAGGAGGGTGGGAGCTTGGGGAAGTTTTGATACCATGTCGATGCCACATCTATCAGCTTGTTGAGGAACAGACGCTGCACTTCCACTGACTCAAGTACTGATGgtaagattaaaaaagaaataaatcaaacacaagAAATCAATCACAGTCAAGCAGAGCCTACACCTAAATGGCAGCGAAGATCAGATTTATTCCTGAAGTTTTGCCACAACAGCAGACCTTTTATTTAGATCAGTGAGGGTGAATTAAATAGAGACAACCTTCAGCATATCACAGTAAAATTTAATAGCACATACTGCAGCCTCCAATATTTGCATCATGTTAAATACTTACAAATGacttgctcttcctcttcctggtCAGCCTCAGCTTCCTGGGGGCAGTGGAAAGGTGAAAGGTCACTCTGCAGTAGCTGGGACAGCGCAGCCTGGCACAGGAGGGCACTGAGGCCTGCAGCAGCACCCCTGATCCaacaaagacaagcagaaatACATGTTGTGTCCTCTGTCAAGATGTAAACATGATACACAATTTATTTTACTCAGTCAAGTGGGGTGACTGATCCACCTCAGTACAGAtataaacaagcaaaca harbors:
- the ppm1f gene encoding protein phosphatase 1F isoform X1 translates to MEEEEARCFLGRFVDDFPAALEEGSPLPVSPLSRKVSLQELPGESLDLGLRLLASRYEKGAAAGLSALLCQAALSQLLQSDLSPFHCPQEAEADQEEEEQVILLESVEVQRLFLNKLIDVASTWYQNFPKLPPSSSRFLRCSVHAIKNTRRKMEDKHLALAEFNQLFGIQDGVERAYYAVFDGHGGVDAATYTATHLHVALSKQETLQSDTATAFKSAFKQTDDMFRGKARRERLRSGTTGVVVLIQGQELTVAWLGDSQAILVRKGQTVSLMDPHKPDREDEKQRIEDLGGCITFMGCWRVNGTYAVSRAIGDFDQKPYVSGDADCSVTQLFGDEDYILLACDGFFDAVKPSEVPHLVLDALQQPVDPEGGGDAQLEQSEHDVGLRVAQQLVGHAKAAGSSDNITVILVFLRPPEQLLAQDSTTGTAQATSGAAPQQ
- the ppm1f gene encoding protein phosphatase 1F isoform X2, whose translation is MEEEEARCFLGRFVDDFPAALEEGSPLPVSPLSRKVSLQELPGESLDLGLRLLASRGAAAGLSALLCQAALSQLLQSDLSPFHCPQEAEADQEEEEQVILLESVEVQRLFLNKLIDVASTWYQNFPKLPPSSSRFLRCSVHAIKNTRRKMEDKHLALAEFNQLFGIQDGVERAYYAVFDGHGGVDAATYTATHLHVALSKQETLQSDTATAFKSAFKQTDDMFRGKARRERLRSGTTGVVVLIQGQELTVAWLGDSQAILVRKGQTVSLMDPHKPDREDEKQRIEDLGGCITFMGCWRVNGTYAVSRAIGDFDQKPYVSGDADCSVTQLFGDEDYILLACDGFFDAVKPSEVPHLVLDALQQPVDPEGGGDAQLEQSEHDVGLRVAQQLVGHAKAAGSSDNITVILVFLRPPEQLLAQDSTTGTAQATSGAAPQQ